From the genome of Trypanosoma brucei brucei TREU927 chromosome 11 chr11_scaffold01 genomic scaffold, whole genome shotgun sequence:
GTGAtttaacaaaaagagagaatgAACGGTAAATCCGAACTTACGTGTGCTTAGGGGGGGAGAAATAGGCTGCTGAAGGGCATGTGTGGTATACATATACATCATATGTCCCGGTGTAAAGGGGAGATAACTGGTGAAACGGAGGGTTAAGAAACAGTTCGAGAATCACACTCagctatgtttttttttttaaaggtgggatctctctttttcgtcTTCGATACAATTATTGATATCGCCGTGTTTTACGGTAGCAtccaggaaaagaaaagtagaaTAGGCCAGTTTATTTTTGACATCGCCTGATTTTTGAAAtattgaaaggaaacattCACTGCTGTATctatttgtttcctttttaccaTTTGTATTTacccttcacttcttttcatAATTGGTAACATAACGatcaaaattaaaaaatatattgggATAAGAACAGCGAAAAtaccacacaaacaccaaacacacatacaaaagtATATCTGctactttaaaaaaaaaaaaacttcgaAAGAACTTTGGAACAACTCAAGAAGACAAACGAGGAACTCGCTGCATATGACGACAGGAAAGAGCGACCGCCCCAGGAACTCCGTCCGGGTTGGCTATCGCGGTACTAAATTTCTATTTGTTGATATAACCAAGCACCTTTTGCACGATGGCGAGAAGGAAGTATATGTTTCTGCTCTCGGTGGCGCCATCAACGAAGCTGTGTCCGTTGTGGAGATGCTGAAGGATCAGCAAATGGtggttgtaaaaaaaatcaccacCTCGCGACAGGTCAGTGAGGAACCAGACGACGGCCCTGTCGACAAAATCGAAATCGTTGTTACGAAAGCAGATGGTTTCGACGCGAAATATGAAGAGCAACAAAAGGCTCGCGAAGCTAAGAGGCtcgaaaaggagaaaaatgagaaggagaaggctACAGCGTAATGAAGAGCGAAACCGAAatgaagagagggagagagagagagagagagagaacggaaaaaatgaaaatacacGAGGTACACGGGGAAAtatgtttttcatttggGCCGGCTTTGATAACCCATATCTTTGGAGAAgatggaaagagaaagtaaaaggaTAGTGGCTCTGggacaagaaaaggaagaaatatacTAGGTATTGAGAAGTCATCCAAGGTCCGTGTTTAAACTTGATCAGTTTCACGAGTGTTAACATCTTTTcgcaaaggagggaaaatattACCTTTTCGCCTACTTTTTTCTATGCCATCTAATTCTGTTGTAGGTCACCTTTCTTTGTGGTTGTGTAGGTGCTGCTTTCCGAAAATTCGGAATATGGACAACTATACCATAGTCGAACTTATAGGGGAAGGGTCGTTTGGAAAAGTTTACAAGGCGAGAAGAAAGGGTACGGGTCACATCGTGGCGATGAAGTTCATAGTCAAGAAAGGTAAAAATGACAAAGAACTTCTTAACCTTCGTAGTGAAATTGAAATTATGACTAAACTCAACCATGACAACATCATAACGTTGTTTGAGGCTTTTGAAACTCAACAAGAATTCGTTGTGGTAATGGAATACGCCCAAGGTGAATTATTTGAAATTCTTGAAGACGATAAAAAACTCCCCGAAGAGGTTGTCCGGCGCATCGCGAAGCAATTGTTGCAAGCACTTCATTACTTGCACTCGAACCGCATTATGCACCGCGACATGAAACCTCAGAACATCCTCATAGGACAGAACGGATCCGTGAAACTTGCGGATTTCGGATTTGCGAGGACGATGAGCTACAATACGATGGTGCTAACCAGTATTAAGGGAACACCCCTCTATATGGCACCAGAACTTGTGCAAGAGCAGCCATACAACCACACAGCAGATTTGTGGTCTCTCGGGTGCATTCTATATGAGTTGTTGTACGGCAAGCCGCCCTTTTATACGAACCATCTTTATAAGCTGATCAACCAAATCGTCAACGACCCCGTAAGATTTGAAGAACCTATATCACCGGACTTCAAGTCGCTTTTGAAAGGACTTTTGACCAAATCGTTCTCGGCCAGATTAAACTGGCCACATTTACTTAACCACCCATTTGTTGCCATCACTGGGGACGATGAGAAGTGGTTGATGGCGGTAAAACAGCACGACACGAAGATGAAGGAACGCATGGAACGACTAGAGTGCCTGCGACATCACGCTCAACCAAACAGGGTTGTTGAATTAGATGCAGGTGGCCCGTGCCAAACGCCCGGGAACACGCATGGGTTTCCACTGGGTTCGGAAGAAGATGAAATATTTTCACCTTCCTCGTTAAAGTGTCTACTTTCTCCTTCAGATGGCGAAGGTTGTATTGAGGCGTTCCGTGGGCTGCTAGTTGCGGTTGAAAACGCTACATCATTGCCCCTTCAGAAAACTGCTTTGTTAGAACGAATCCTACACGTTGGTGTTTTGGGACCTATAGTACGGCACTTATGTGACAAGCAGTCAGCCGAAATGAGCCGACTTGCTGTCCAGATAATCAAAACCCTCGTGTTTCCGGAGGGTAATGCTGTGTTACCGTTTCCTTCTCAGCGACCCTTACAAGAAACAATAGATGCATCACCGCAGCCAGGCGACTTGCCACCTGTTGGCCTTCTTATTCGACAACAGGTTTCTCTGGAGCTACTAGAAAAACCCCGAGAGTCCCTCGACTTTCTTGTGAAAGAAGTAATTGAAAATCGTCATGGGTTTCGCGTGGATTGTGTTAAAATAATTTTCCAGTGTGTGAGGTGGGGAGTAGGTTTTGGACCTGTTTTGACCCAGTTGAAgcttttcccttcattttggGCGTCATTACTTGACTCCGTGACAGAGGGAAGCCATTTTCAGACGTACGCGGCACTAGCATTCCACACCGTTTCTGCGATGATTCCGCACATAAAGTTGTCCGCCCCAGATCAGATAAATGCAGACAAGGTGTCCGCATTTGTCTCTATTGGTTTGCTAGCCGTGCGTTTCTATGATTTGTCAAAAAGTTCGGATATAGCTGCGCTTAACTctgccgccgctgcagcTCTTCTGGCCGCATTTGTTCACCGGGAAATGAAGGACACAATGGTTTTCGAACCAGACGCGGCGTTCATGGAAGGGTTATGTGCCATAGTGAAAGATGTAAGAGGAATTGCCGATCGCAATAGTGTCTGGCGAATTCTTGGAAATGGCTATGGCTACCCGGATTACGGATTTTTGGATGGAGTAGTACATACTTTGTCGGTGATGTTTTCTAATCCACAATCTATCGTATACCAAAATAGTGGTCAGCTCCCTTCGCGCTCATACCTTGACAGCGATCAAAAAGGACTGTTGCGCATTGCTGTTGAACTACTCCGCGATAGTGACCCAAAAACCGAACTGTCGCCTAATGGTGTGGTTGCTGCTCTTCGATGCGTGCAGCAGGCCTGCCAGCATCAACGAAGGGATGAGCATTTTACTAGTCTTCTGTTGGAACGGATAGAAGCATATCGTGGGGACAGTGGAGGTCCAGTTTCGGTTGCCGGCGTTGTTTGTCATCAACTACGAGCAAGCTATCTAGGGCAACTTCGCTCTTGGCCCGAACATAGTGGTGGTGGCACGGTTGGAGTAAACGCGCATCTTACCGTAGTTGTTCAGATACTGCTAGCGGCACTTCAGACATCCAAACAGGGTTCGGAGTCAGACGACGAAGCCAACGCCTCTGTGCAGCAAATTTTTTACAAAGAGGGACTTATGGAGATGCTGATTGTTGCGCTTGACTACACTCAGGTAGCATTTTGGGGTCCACCGTTCAACATTATAACAAAGCTGGTGGTAGGGTCACCGCCATTCGCCAAGGCTTTCGTTGACGGTGGTGGACTGCAGTGTGAGAGAATAGGAAAGGTCCTGGATTCGAAGAAGGCAAGCGCAGGGCTCGTGTCGGACGGACTTAATGTTCTCTCTCAACTAGCCCGGCTTTCCAAAGATTTTTACCTGCCAATTCATAATGCAGACTTGTACAGCGCGGTTTTAGAACTGCTGCGGCACAGTGACCCAGGGATTCGGAGCAAATCATGTAACCTGGTAGGAAACCTATGTAAACACTCACCATACTTGTACGAACCCCTCGCGAGACACGGCATAATTGATATGCTGGTTGAGAgatgtagtgacagggatcCCGCAACGCAGAAATTTGCAGCATTTGCTGTTGGGAATGCTGCGTTCCACAATGGCTCCCTTTACGAGAAGCTAAGGCCTTCGATTCCCGTCATGGTGAAGCTTTTGACTAGTAGCGATGAGAAAACGAGGCAGAACGCTGCTGGAGCCGTAAGTAACTTCGTACGAAATGGAAGCACACTTACAAACGCACTAATGGAAAACAGTGCTATCGAAACTCTTTCCCACATGCTCAAGAAAGATAAGGTGCCCCTCCGAAAAATTGCACTTATCACCATAGGTTCCTTCTGCGCTTATGAAAATTGCAAAGCGAAGTTCCTGGCACTAGGTCTAGAGGGAACTATTAGGCAACTTGAAGAGAGTGGCATCTGTAATGTCGATCCCTCCATCACAAAGTACGTGGCACGGATAAGGCAAAGGATTTCGTCCTCGTGACATTTTACTTTGGAGCATCAGGAGGGAACGGTGGCACCATCATTGTTGTAATTGAAGAAATACAAGTAAAATACAATAGCGATACACCATCCCTAATTTCCTTGCTTTAACCCATATACGTTGGCTTCAAGTCAACAGTTTCCGTTATTTAAATCGCGACGTTAGAGGAAATGATCCCTTTCTCTCGTCTTTTTCTATTAGATTCCGTGGTTAAGGAAAACAAGTGAAGTGGAGGTGGAAAGGAGAGCCAGTTGGAGAGAAAAACCACGTACACAAGTTTTACAGAATAAATCAAGGTCAGATATGCCAGTAAATCCTGAACCACAGGATCTTGAGGCGATGTTCGCAAGGACAAAGGCATATCTCATGTGCGCGAATAAGGACGGTGTGAGTGTTTATGATCAGCTAACACGGATGATGGAGCAACTGCTGGACCAAAACCCACACGACATCGCCAACAACCCATCTAAGTTTAATGATATGTTCACTCTTCTGCAAAAACACAGTTTTGTAGATGGTGAAAGCACTGAGGCATGCAACGAACCGTGCCCCGTCCCTCCATCGGAGCTGTCTCGCCTCGCGGAGAACGAGCGGCTGTTTGAACGTGCACCACCGGAAATCCAGACTACCATAGAACAGCCCGATCCCTACACGAcgataacaacaacacgcGTTGTGCCGCGCACAGCACCCTCGTATGATTCAGTTGAGCAAAACAACCTTTACTGGTGTTGGGCAGGATGTGGTatggctgaagaggaagcattCCTGTTGGACAGGTCCATTACTCTTTTGGCGATGGAAAAGAACCTTGAAGAGGTTCGTTTTGTTGGGAAAATATTTGGTACGCAAGGAAACTATTATGTTGTTTCAAGTCGCCGCTATGTGCAAGAGGGTGAGAAAATATACAAAGAGGTTAACACGATGCCCCGGCCCGCGAGACGGAGTTTGGAGGTCCCAGTACAGCCAGAACCCGGTTTCGTTGGTGTGAATCGTCTTTCATTTTGGGTGACATCAAACCCCGCCGCCCAGTGGACTCTACTTCCAGACGTCACACCGCAACAAATATGTGCGGGTCGACGTATTAAGCGTCTTTTTAGCGGGAATCTCAATGCACCTGTTGTGTGTAGTCCCCCCTTTGAATGGAACGAGTCCGTTTACCTTCGCGTTCAGCTTAGCCGTATAGTCAGTGGCACGTACATATCTCCTCTTGGGGCTCTGGAAGAGCCTGATGAGGACAACGAGGAGGACGAAGAcgaagatgaggaggaaactcTAAGTAAACCAAAGGAGGCGAAATATCGCCCTCTCACGCAGGTGGTGAGGGGGTTTGCCACCGAAGAGGAGAGTGATGTAACGCAGTGGGCGAAGCTTGACCAGTGGGTTCATTCTGAAGGTTATATTTATGAGAATGGCCGGCAGACCAAGGTTCCAGAGAAactggaggaagaggaagaggaagaggagttcCAAAAgatggaagatgaagaagaggaggaggaagttgagcagcaggaagaagaggaaagagagcTGTTTACCCCTATCCAATCCGATTATCTCTACGCAGTAGTTAATGTTCCGGAAGCACCAGTtattgatgatgaggaagaggaggaagaggatgaGTACGAACCGGAAGAGGTCGCAGAACCACCGGAGGAGGAAACCGACGACCTTCCTCCAAAACCTCTAACGGATGACGAGGTGCCAGACGACGACCCAACTAGGGTGAAGATCGCGGCGTGGACGGTGCGGACtgtaaacaacaacagcaaaatgCACCGTGTGGTAGTCATGAAATCGTTGCGGTGGCCGGGCGCCATTGCTTTCGCGGCAGAAGGTGGTAAGAGATGGGGCTGTGTTTACTTTGGGAATGGTCTAAAGAAGACAGATTTTGCTTTCACACCAACGCTCGCTCCGCCGGTGCTTTTAGAATGTGCTGACATTACCGAGGTTGATGATCCGACACCTACAATGGAGAAGCTCGCCCGCCGCGGCGAGGACCTGCCGGAACCAGATTCTGAGGATCCagctgaggaagaggaagaagaaatgtaAATACACTAACGTTGTATAAGTTGGGCTGCACGTGAATCCTTGTAGGGAACTTGTCTCATGCAGGGGACGcttgaaggaaggaatgaagtGCGTActgaagagggaagaagtgGAAACTTGAGACAAGCCTTCATCCCTCTCCCAGCATGCCCCCTTACAACGTCTAGAGAATGTAGACTCGAACATTAGCAGCCTTGTTGgagttattgtttttattttcgtagACTGTTATGCCTCCATCTTACGTTAGTGCCTAACGTTATGTACAACATCGGATGAATCACTCCAAGCTCTGTGTGACCCACTTGTCCCAAGGATGTCGCCCGGTATTCAACATGGGCGTGATTCTCaatgcattttgttttttcgtaCTGTCTCGTCTTGTCatacgtctttttttttaaaaaaatgaaaacgttTACTGTAGCGCCTCGTGGCGACTTGGTATATTGAaaacaaggaggaaaaaaaagttcggGGGCCCCGAAGGTGTGATTCGCAGGACGTTATTCGGCCTGGAATGAGGCGTTTGCTCGGCCTGACCACACTCCCAGGTCGCAACAGCTTTGCGCTCCAAGTTGGCTACCGTCTTGGAACGAGTGTGGCTGGCACATTCTACTCAGAGTCGGACACCGCTGCCGGTGCTTCGATGAACAATGATATGCGGCTGGGGATAGTAATAAAACCTCAAAGCACACTTGTTGATCTGTGGGAACAAGCCGTTAAGGCGTGGCCAATGCGCCGCTTTCTTGGGGCAAAGGTATGGGTTCGTGGACAGTTAGGTTACGTTTGGGCAACCTATGAGTCTATTGAGCAGGAGGCCTCGGTCATGCGCACACTGCTTAATCAGATGGGTGTGGGAAAGGGTGGTCGAGTCGTTGTAATTAGCGAGAACCGCTATGAGTGGGTTGTGGTTCATCTGGCGTCATTGCAGTTGGGCGCACAATTTGTAGTCCTACCCACCAATGTCACTCCAAAAGAAGCGGAGCTAGTATTAAAAAGCACTCAAGCCAGGGTTTTATTTGTCGAGTCTACGTCGGCATACACTGCTGTTAAGGGTTGGGTTGGCGAAGTTGGTCAGCTGCAGCACATTATTTGCTTTGAGGATCAAATTGGGGAGGGTAGTTATGCAGTTGCTATCAGTATAGCGTCAGACGTACCTGAAAAGACACCAGCGCGAAAAGATGTCACTTCAGAGGACACTGCTATGATCATGTTTTCGGCAGGGACCACAGGGCCACCAAAGGGAGTGATGCTCTCACACAAGAATCTTGTAGCGAACGTAAGCTCCATATACGCCCACGTTGGGGAAGCCATCACGCACACGGACATGTTTATGTCACTTTGCTCCTGGTGTGTTGCGGGAGCCTTGACAACAGAACTTTACCAGGCTATTTGTAAGGGAGCTTGCGTTTGCATTCCCCCCGAACAGCTAGAAGGGTTTCAAGATCTTCCGCTCGTCCAACCAAGTGTAATTGTTACAGTTGCCCAACCATTTCAGAGGGCTTATGCCAACATCGTTGATAACATCATGAATCGCAGTACTCTTACAAAGGACTTAACGCGCTTCACACTGGGGCGCATCACAGAAAACCGGCTGATGATGCAAAAACCGGGTTCCATCTTGCGGACCGCGTCTAATATTTTTCTCGGAAAATTCAAGGCCCAATTTGGATCGGAGCTTCGCATTGCATTTATTATCGGCAGCCAACTGACAAGAGACCAGATGGAGTTACTTGCAGACTTGGATGTTTTCACCGTCAGTACGTACGGTTGTTTGGAGGCAGGGGGGCTGATAGCTACTGACCTTGATGTCCCGCTTCGTCTCAAGGCGCTACCAGGTGTGGAAATCCGTGTTGTGAACGATAAAAACGAAATTGTGGCTCCAGGGTACGTTGGTGAGGTACTCATTGAGGCGCCGCATGCAATGCAGGGCTACTTTGACGTTCACATCGATCCTGAGGAGGCTAAGAATTCCCTTGTTGCTTATGGGGGCCGAACGTTCGTGCGCACTGGTGACTACGGGTCTATGACCGGCGGCTGGCTGACGATCAAGGGGAACAAAGACATACTTATCAGACTCCAGAATGGGACGGTGGTGGACCCTTTGGAGGTTGAGGGGACTCTAATCAAAAGTCCCTTCATCAAACAGATATTTGTGTACGGTGAAGGTCGTCCTTACCTCTGTGCCCTGGTGGTTCCCAACGCGAAGGCAATCGCCTCTCATTTGCGGAAGGTTGAGCGGCGGGATGGTGTGCCTATCGTAAGCGAGCGCGAAAAGGCTGACTGCATCCGAGCAGAGCTCAGGCGCGTATCGCAGGGGTTGCCTACGAGGTCTCATGTTCGCCGGTTCGCATTCATTGAGGAGCTTACCCTCGCTAATGGTTTCATCACCTGCAAATATGGTTTTGCGAGACAAAGAGTGGAAAGGCACTACGTGCATTACTTTGATGCCATGTACGACGAAACGCCATTGTTCTTTGGGCACGCCGTGGACGACTATGATGATCTGTTTTGACGTGGTTTTTTTGTGCTTATAAGCATCGGTCACAAATCCCTGTATTTACAGGTAAGGCGTATGTGTGGATTCCACGGTTACGTAAGGGTCCCCGGCTAGCCGCCGATAGTCGAACTACATCATAGGAGACGTATCGTAATAGCCCTCTGTTTCCCTTTCGTCTTTGGTCTGTCAGGCTTTTGACCTTTGTGGCATTGATTCTGTAATTGAATTACTCTTGGTCGTTAATTTTGCAATTTTTccacccccctccctccctcttgcACTACTGCCCCCCTGGCAAATACTTCGTTTCGTGCCAAGAAGGAAGCCAAAAAGCAACCCTGCAAGGAGGGTCCCACGCGCTTGAAGGGAGTTCGGGCGCCGGccgttgccgtgaaggcgcAAGAGGCGTTGGTGTCGTCACCCTAACGGGTTCAATGAGTCTCTCCAATCAACTTCCGCGCTGCGCAACTCCGCTATTTTACCAGTTAGCGGAGAATTCTGACCAATTTGAAAGTATTAACGACATGGTCATAATTTTGCAGCAACAGTTTGTTCGGCTTTTTAAGACCCCTGATACACCGATGGGGGCGCAAAAGTCTACGGCTTCTTCTATAGCTTccaaggaagaggagaagctCCTTGCAGTTCGCGCCGTCCACGCGTTGCACACAGTGGGTGCAGTGCGTCACGGTGATTTCTTTCGGAGTGAGTTGTACCACACCAACGCAGCCTTTTTTATCCAGGAGATGCTTGGGTGTCTTGTCGGGGATAGGCGGAATTGGTACCGTCAGCTACAAGTTGAGAGCCTCCGTGGGTGTTTGGCGGTAGTGCAGGCCGTAGGTTACGGTAACACCAGGCTGTGTTTACCGGGTATAGTTTCTGCATGTACAAAATACCTTGTCCGCGCACACCATGGTACGGATGCTGCAGACGTGCGCGTCGCTGCGGTTAACCTTATGCGCGTAGCACTCACGGTTTCGCTCGTACAACAACAGGACAATGAAGGATGGCTTAGGGAGACGGTTGATCACCTAGGGCGTGGCATGGGTCGGTTGCTTGCACCAGAAGAACTGGTTGGAACAGAGATCGGTCTTCCTGTTATGAAGGCGATGCTGCGTCTTGTCGTGGATCTTCTTGCGCTTCAGTCGCTGAATACACTTGTGTCGACTCAGCTGGTGAGAGAGCTCCTGGTGGGTTACTTTGTGCTGGAAAACCTTGTTCATCTTGAGGGTGAAAACACGCGTGACGAGATGAATTGTGTCCCTTCTTCTCTCTTGGAAAACGAGGAGGTTGTAAGCATGCTTCATGGGAGGCTGAAGGCTCTGCAGAAGGTAGAGTTGCTGCACTACTCCTCGTCACTGTTGCGCTGTGAGGGCACACGCACTATCGTCTTTAGTGAAGAAACCCAGTTCCAATGCGTGATGGGCCAGTGCATCCGTGTTGCCGGGACCCAGATGGGCATGGAAGAGTTTTGTGGAGTACGAGGGAGTGCAAGTCGTATTTGCAGTATCGTAGATGGGTTTATCGAGTGTTTGGCGTACAACGTGCATCTAGTAGCGCTGGGGCCACTGAGACTAGCCACCTTTATAGATGAGTGTGAGGCGACGCTTTCCGACTGGGACCTGTATGCGCTCCATCCACCTACCATTTACGTTCTGACTCGACTCATCGTTTGGCAGTTCAAGACTCCTATGTGGGTTGTGGGAGCCTCTGCTGATGGTGCTGTGGATGGTACGGCGAAGAGGGATCTTCCAGTGGAGGATTTGATTCTCTCCGGGACATTTGAGCACCTGTGGAGTGTTGTCGCTAAACCACACTTGTGGAACATTACAGAAGATGAGGATCTATGCACTTACAAGCAACTGCAGCACCGTCGCATAGTCGCTGCGACCATCCTTAGATTTTTGGAGATCACTGCACAAACGTTGCGCGGTATCCCGAGCGGTCGAAGTGCAAAACGGAGGCGTGCGTTGCGGCGACTGAACGTACTTATGCTGTATCTTGTGCTTGAGAAAGCGGTTATTGCAGGTATCGTACACGATGTCGCGATGCGGGTTATTGATGCATTCAGTGAGGCATCCAGTCAGTCCGAcacccttttatttttcctggAAAGCAGTGACTTCATCGCCGATGAGGCTGCGCGGGCCGTTACGGAGGAGGAGCTCCGCATCTCAGCAGCCAATGTGCTTCACGGTGGTGTCAATTTCATTCGGTCAAGGCTTTTTGCCGTGTCTCGTAGGGATGTAATTGCTTCGAATACTAAAGAGTCACGACGGTGGGTTCAGGTGATTAAAGGTTCCGACGTTGCCATTACTGCTTCGGAAAGCATCGTGTCGAAGGTAGCTGACTTTGTTACTTCCTCCATAAAGGTTGCAAGTGACGGGTGCCGCCGAGCCACACTTCAGGAGGATGCCGCCGGCGCACGAGCAGCCGTTATTCTACTCACAAGTTGCTTCGAGCTGAGCGCGTTACTAAACCGCTCGGTTCCGCAGTTGGGCTTTGATGAGGATCGAGACACCGTGACTACTGCAGCGCATCCTCGGGTTCAAATACTACAGCTTGCAGTGCTTGAAGCAGTGCAGATGTTACTAGCTTACTGTGCGCGAAACGACGGGGTATCGCCTTATGTCGTACGAGCCGTGGGATGCGGTCTTACTGTGTTTCTAACCACACCTAAGGCCGCTGCATGGGAGCATGAGGATGATACCGGTGACGAAGGTCGACTGCCGTGTGTATTTCCGTGGGAAGTTGATGTCCCACCTGTTTTGTCGCGTCATCACTTGCGTACGGTGTACAGGGCGTACCTCGTGTTTTTGGCCATCCTCGCCGAGCCTGTTGCTACCATAACAGCACCAAACGCAGCAAAGCAGCGCTCCGCGGCGGAGCGTAGGGTCCTTGAGGGCGTTAGACCGAAACCTGGTGTCTTGGCGGCGTTGGATGGCCTTGAGACACTTTTCACATTGTCGACAGAGTTCCTCTCCCAACGTATGGTGGAAGAGGTTCTTCCTGCGGTTCTCACCTGGTACGAACGTGGAGCACTATCTAGGATTCCCACCGGGACAGAAGAAAAGCTGAAGCTAGCTGTGAAGAAGTTTGTTGAGTCTGTGTGTGATATTGAGCCCTCTATAACTCAAAATTTACATGAGGCATGTGCACAGCTGCTTCCCCACACGCTTTTCTCCACACTCCTGGAATAAGGAGATTGTGTTTCATTTCTGCACTGTCGGTCGTAGTCGACCGCTTTACACAGCATCTGTTATTTCCCATGTTGGAAACGGCAAGATTTATAGTGGCGGTATCGACGAAGTTGTGGCGCAAATTTTGCTCAACTGTATCTGTGTTTTCGCTTATTTCAATCAACATAAGGGTTGTTTGCTGGTTTATATCGTAATTCATcattatttctttctcttaATGGCTCGTGCCCCTTTTCTGCGGAAGTCATAACCTGGTAGGTTTGAAGAAGGCAGAGACTCGTGTTGAGAACATGGCCTCCATCCCAAACGGCGCTGCACCCATACCACCGGATGTGACTTGCACCATCAATCCACTTCTTGACTTACTAGCAGCGTTTCCGGTGCCACAGTTGGCTGCTATACCACCAACACGATATTGTGAAAATGATGTAGCCCACTGCGAGCCTGACGCGGCGAGGGAAGAAGCGATCACAAACACCATTGAGGAGTCGGCCCGTACCTTAATAGCATCTAGCAGCTATGAGTTGCTGCGTGAAGCCACTGTGTGCATTGACAGTAGTGTTGCAACCGTCccaaaagggggaagcatCCGCCCGACGCTTTCTCCACTTGCGCAGCGTATTCATGAGCGCCTGTTGCAACTGGAGAAAAATGTACGGGTGGGTGGTATACGTAATGTGCCAGGTGGGGGGTCACCGCACAAGGGGCGTGTGCCATGGGAGCGCCAACCAGCCCGACAAATGACTCTGCGGCCTCGCCGCGAGCCGTCGCAGGATGCTGCAAGGACGGCAGAGCAGGAGGACGGTTCGGAGAGCCCCAGGATCGAGACGAAACAATCACCGATGGCGGTgcaaaaaaacgaacaaacataTGGTGAATTCAAGACGGAGGCGTACCGTTCCATGGAGGTCGCAGATATTTTTAATGAAAAACTTATGGATTCTAAATCGCTTGACGCCCTCCTTGGCATGCTCTCGAGTGCAACGCAACCGTTCAGGGATGTTGAAGGAGAAACAATCACAGCGTTTCTTACTGCTCTTGTGCAGCCTTCTGTTTCTCCACCATCTACCAAAAAGAAGTGCCTGGATGATGTGGAGACGGATATATCTGTCGAACTAATGGAACGGGTGATTGCATGTTGTTCGTGTGTTTCACATCCTTCATTTAAC
Proteins encoded in this window:
- a CDS encoding protein kinase, putative, which produces MPSNSVVGHLSLWLCRCCFPKIRNMDNYTIVELIGEGSFGKVYKARRKGTGHIVAMKFIVKKGKNDKELLNLRSEIEIMTKLNHDNIITLFEAFETQQEFVVVMEYAQGELFEILEDDKKLPEEVVRRIAKQLLQALHYLHSNRIMHRDMKPQNILIGQNGSVKLADFGFARTMSYNTMVLTSIKGTPLYMAPELVQEQPYNHTADLWSLGCILYELLYGKPPFYTNHLYKLINQIVNDPVRFEEPISPDFKSLLKGLLTKSFSARLNWPHLLNHPFVAITGDDEKWLMAVKQHDTKMKERMERLECLRHHAQPNRVVELDAGGPCQTPGNTHGFPLGSEEDEIFSPSSLKCLLSPSDGEGCIEAFRGLLVAVENATSLPLQKTALLERILHVGVLGPIVRHLCDKQSAEMSRLAVQIIKTLVFPEGNAVLPFPSQRPLQETIDASPQPGDLPPVGLLIRQQVSLELLEKPRESLDFLVKEVIENRHGFRVDCVKIIFQCVRWGVGFGPVLTQLKLFPSFWASLLDSVTEGSHFQTYAALAFHTVSAMIPHIKLSAPDQINADKVSAFVSIGLLAVRFYDLSKSSDIAALNSAAAAALLAAFVHREMKDTMVFEPDAAFMEGLCAIVKDVRGIADRNSVWRILGNGYGYPDYGFLDGVVHTLSVMFSNPQSIVYQNSGQLPSRSYLDSDQKGLLRIAVELLRDSDPKTELSPNGVVAALRCVQQACQHQRRDEHFTSLLLERIEAYRGDSGGPVSVAGVVCHQLRASYLGQLRSWPEHSGGGTVGVNAHLTVVVQILLAALQTSKQGSESDDEANASVQQIFYKEGLMEMLIVALDYTQVAFWGPPFNIITKLVVGSPPFAKAFVDGGGLQCERIGKVLDSKKASAGLVSDGLNVLSQLARLSKDFYLPIHNADLYSAVLELLRHSDPGIRSKSCNLVGNLCKHSPYLYEPLARHGIIDMLVERCSDRDPATQKFAAFAVGNAAFHNGSLYEKLRPSIPVMVKLLTSSDEKTRQNAAGAVSNFVRNGSTLTNALMENSAIETLSHMLKKDKVPLRKIALITIGSFCAYENCKAKFLALGLEGTIRQLEESGICNVDPSITKYVARIRQRISSS
- a CDS encoding long-chain-fatty-acid--CoA ligase (prokaryotic top blast hits), whose amino-acid sequence is MRRLLGLTTLPGRNSFALQVGYRLGTSVAGTFYSESDTAAGASMNNDMRLGIVIKPQSTLVDLWEQAVKAWPMRRFLGAKVWVRGQLGYVWATYESIEQEASVMRTLLNQMGVGKGGRVVVISENRYEWVVVHLASLQLGAQFVVLPTNVTPKEAELVLKSTQARVLFVESTSAYTAVKGWVGEVGQLQHIICFEDQIGEGSYAVAISIASDVPEKTPARKDVTSEDTAMIMFSAGTTGPPKGVMLSHKNLVANVSSIYAHVGEAITHTDMFMSLCSWCVAGALTTELYQAICKGACVCIPPEQLEGFQDLPLVQPSVIVTVAQPFQRAYANIVDNIMNRSTLTKDLTRFTLGRITENRLMMQKPGSILRTASNIFLGKFKAQFGSELRIAFIIGSQLTRDQMELLADLDVFTVSTYGCLEAGGLIATDLDVPLRLKALPGVEIRVVNDKNEIVAPGYVGEVLIEAPHAMQGYFDVHIDPEEAKNSLVAYGGRTFVRTGDYGSMTGGWLTIKGNKDILIRLQNGTVVDPLEVEGTLIKSPFIKQIFVYGEGRPYLCALVVPNAKAIASHLRKVERRDGVPIVSEREKADCIRAELRRVSQGLPTRSHVRRFAFIEELTLANGFITCKYGFARQRVERHYVHYFDAMYDETPLFFGHAVDDYDDLF
- a CDS encoding flagellar radial spoke component, putative; protein product: MPVNPEPQDLEAMFARTKAYLMCANKDGVSVYDQLTRMMEQLLDQNPHDIANNPSKFNDMFTLLQKHSFVDGESTEACNEPCPVPPSELSRLAENERLFERAPPEIQTTIEQPDPYTTITTTRVVPRTAPSYDSVEQNNLYWCWAGCGMAEEEAFLLDRSITLLAMEKNLEEVRFVGKIFGTQGNYYVVSSRRYVQEGEKIYKEVNTMPRPARRSLEVPVQPEPGFVGVNRLSFWVTSNPAAQWTLLPDVTPQQICAGRRIKRLFSGNLNAPVVCSPPFEWNESVYLRVQLSRIVSGTYISPLGALEEPDEDNEEDEDEDEEETLSKPKEAKYRPLTQVVRGFATEEESDVTQWAKLDQWVHSEGYIYENGRQTKVPEKLEEEEEEEEFQKMEDEEEEEEVEQQEEEERELFTPIQSDYLYAVVNVPEAPVIDDEEEEEEDEYEPEEVAEPPEEETDDLPPKPLTDDEVPDDDPTRVKIAAWTVRTVNNNSKMHRVVVMKSLRWPGAIAFAAEGGKRWGCVYFGNGLKKTDFAFTPTLAPPVLLECADITEVDDPTPTMEKLARRGEDLPEPDSEDPAEEEEEEM